In Spirochaetota bacterium, the genomic stretch TCCAAACAGCTTTTCGCAAATAGTCGAGCCTATCTGATCTCTTCTTTTCAGCTACCCACCACCATTCCTTATTCTTCTCAAGCTCTCCTAAGGTTTTATCAGGAACTGTGCTTCTCTTTGACCCTTCTACCATAAAACATACCTCCATTGTTATAATTATTACCCTCTAAATTTCTATTATCCCTCATTATACACCTTTAACCCCAAAACTTATTTTTATAAAATCTGTTCATATTACGATAAACCTATTTGATAACTTTTATCAAAACAACTTGAATTATCATTTAGGTATCCTTAATATACAATCATAAAGGTTACTCCAGCTACTCCTATACACACCTCCTTTAACAGTAGTTTATATCATCTGACCCTATTTGCTCTATAAGATTTCAAATAATCCATAACCTCATTAAGCAACTCCTTAGGATACTCCTTCCCTGCCATCTTATTCCAGACTGTCATAGTCCTCTTCCTTAATATATCGATCTCCTCAGTTGTCATGCAAACCTCTTTACAACCATAATCGATCATCCCTTTTCGTGCATCATCACTCACTCTAATCGCCTCTTTTTTTACTTCCCCCTCAATTTCTAATGCGATTCTCCTGAGTTTATCCCTTTGATAAGCAGGTAGTTTTTTCCATTCCGATTTTAATACTACAAATATTGCCTGATCAAATCTAATCGGAACCGGATTTATATACTTTGTTATAGTATAGAGTTGCGCCGCTAACCACCACAATGAAGGAGATATCGCCCCATCAACTACTCCAGATCTCACGGAAGGAACGACATCTGGCACATTAACAGGAATTGGACTCGATCCAAGTGACTTTAATACCTCTGCCTCCAATGGTCCATGCCACGTTAATATTTTACTCTTCTTAAAGTCCTCAATCTGTTTAAGAGGATACTTTGTTGAATAAAAATTAGACTCAACATCCATGGTCATTAGTATTATAAATCCTTTTTTCTCAGCAATTTTATTCAATTTTGGTCTCAACCTTTCTCTTACATAAATCACTTCCTCCATATTATTAAACAAGAAGGGCAGTTCTGTCACAGTTATTCCAGGACAGACATCAGCATTGCAGGTTCCTGAAAGCATTGCTGCTTGCAGTTGACCTATCCTCATCTTTGCCAAATAATCCTCCTCATCCCCCATTATTGCTCCTGTGTACCAGACAAATTTAAGATCCCCATTTGTTGCTTTCAAAGCTGCATGCGTAAAATCCAATGTTAAAATTTCCATCATTTTGATTGAATCCTGACCCAAAGTTGCCCATTTCCACACATACTTAGGCTCCTTTTTGGCCATTAAACTAGAAAAACATAATCCAATAATAATCAACCCAAACAAGATAAGAGCTATGAAGCTTTTCTTACTCCTTTTCATAAAAACTAACCCCTAAATAATTATTTAATCTCGTTATTTAGATAAACATGCTCATCTCCTTCTTAGATCTTATAACTATCCCTTATAGATATTATTGGAGAAATCATTCCTATCCCAATCCCTGTATAGTCCTCTGAATAATATTGTCCTGTGTTTTACGGCTGATATCCACAAAATGTGCGCTGTAACCCGCAACACGTACTATCACCTCCTGGTACTGCTCAGGATCCTTCTGCGCTGCCCTAAGCGTTGCATCATCCACCATATTGAACTGTACATGATCAAGTCCCAGATCCGACCATGTCTTCATGTACGCCTTCCATAATTGATAGCCCTTCTCACCAGAGAGCTGTGTTGGTGAAAGACGCTGGTTCAAAAGAAAGGCCCTGCCATCGCTTACATGGTCTATCTTCCCACAAGACTTCAATACAGCCGTAGGCCCCTTCTTATCGAGCCCGGGACCAGGTGATATGCCTCCATCATAAAGCGCATCTCCCAACCTCCTACCACTGGGAAGAGCGTGAACCATATTTGAAAAGTGTATGTTGCCACTAATGTTCTCAGGCAAAGCAGGCCACGTATTCCCTGAGGGACACCTTATCTCCCTGGAATGCCTTGCAACCTCTCTCAAACAGCGCACCATCATATCATCCGCATAATCATTATCATTTCCCCACTTAGGGGCATTATTCACAAAGTCAAGTCGCATCTCCTCCTTGCCTTCCCAGTTATTCTCCAGCGCATCCACCAACTCCTCCATCGCGTATCTCTTCTCATCAAAGACTAATCTCTTTACAGCCGCTAGGCTATCTACATTCTCAACCCACGTGAAGAAGGTTACCCAGGCATTGCCCCCTCTCAAGAGATGGCACCAACGCATCAAGACCACTCTCTATTGACTTCTCAGAGATTGCTGAGAGAAAGGGACGACCCCAATTCTCTGGACTCTTCACTCTAGCACGATTTGCTATCCGTACACCAAAATTCATTAACCACTCCATCTGTTTTACCCAAGCTGCAAATAACTCCTCAAAATCAGTAAACTTCCTCGCATCCCCTGTCCTTGGCCCCATCTGCATCTTTACTATATGATCATAACCACTATGAAGGGCATACTCGACCATCTTTGAGCAATTCAGTGTCGCAGTAGCCATACGACATGGCTGAGCACCACGCTTCGTTGTTGGACATGGTGACATGCAGGCCTGATGTACCCAGAGCCTCATCTCATCCAGCGGATGACTATGCCAATGCATCCCATTTGCTATCAGAACAGGGTCATTCCGTATACTCGGATACCCCAATCCGTGTCTAATGCACTCAAATACCTCCCTCCAAACCTCATCTGACACTCCTG encodes the following:
- a CDS encoding glycine radical domain-containing protein yields the protein MRGGNAWVTFFTWVENVDSLAAVKRLVFDEKRYAMEELVDALENNWEGKEEMRLDFVNNAPKWGNDNDYADDMMVRCLREVARHSREIRCPSGNTWPALPENISGNIHFSNMVHALPSGRRLGDALYDGGISPGPGLDKKGPTAVLKSCGKIDHVSDGRAFLLNQRLSPTQLSGEKGYQLWKAYMKTWSDLGLDHVQFNMVDDATLRAAQKDPEQYQEVIVRVAGYSAHFVDISRKTQDNIIQRTIQGLG
- the dctP gene encoding TRAP transporter substrate-binding protein DctP; translation: MKRSKKSFIALILFGLIIIGLCFSSLMAKKEPKYVWKWATLGQDSIKMMEILTLDFTHAALKATNGDLKFVWYTGAIMGDEEDYLAKMRIGQLQAAMLSGTCNADVCPGITVTELPFLFNNMEEVIYVRERLRPKLNKIAEKKGFIILMTMDVESNFYSTKYPLKQIEDFKKSKILTWHGPLEAEVLKSLGSSPIPVNVPDVVPSVRSGVVDGAISPSLWWLAAQLYTITKYINPVPIRFDQAIFVVLKSEWKKLPAYQRDKLRRIALEIEGEVKKEAIRVSDDARKGMIDYGCKEVCMTTEEIDILRKRTMTVWNKMAGKEYPKELLNEVMDYLKSYRANRVR